The genomic segment CGCCGGAGCCCGAGCTGACCGTCTCCGTCGACTCCCTGGTCGAAGGCGGCGACACCGCCGAGGTGATCATCGGCACCGGTTTCGGTACCACCTTCGAGAGCGCGACCACGATCACCCTGACCCTGGCGGGCACGGCCACGCCGGAGAGCGACTACACCATCGACGCCACTTCGCTCGTCCTGCCCGCGGGCATCGGCACGGCGCCGTCCAGCGTGTCCACGGTCGTGGGTGCGCTGAACGACGCCGTGTACGAACCGCTGGAGACCATCGAGGTGTCGGCCCTGCGCGGCGACGACGTCATCGGCACCGCGACGGTGACCATCGAGGACGCCAACGAGCCGCCGGAGTTGGTGTTGTCGGTCAACCCGGAGACCATCCTGGAGAACGGCGGCGTGGCGAATGTGACTGTGTCCACCGGGGACGGCGCCACCTTCCCCGAGGCGCGAACGGTATCGCTGAGCCTTGCAGGCACGGCGACCGCGGGCGAGGACTACACCGTGTCGCCGGTCCGCCTGATCCTGCCGGCAGGCAACGGTTTCGAGCCGGCGAGCGTTTCCGCCGAGCTCACGGCGGTGGAAGATGAACAGGCCGAGAGCGAAGAGACCGTGATCGTGACGGGCACGCTGGACGGCATCCCGTTCGGCGAGGCGGTCACCGTCCGCATCGCCGACAGCAACGGCGCCCCGCGGGTCCTCCTGCTGTTGTCCGCGCCCTCCGTGAGCGAGAACGGCGGGGTGGTGACGGTGCGGGGCATGGTCTCGCCGCCCGTGGCCGAACCCTTCACGGTAGCGATCTCGGTGGCGGCCGTCGATCCGGCCCTGGCCGGGGGCTATGTCCTGAGCGACACCGTGCTGCGCTTCGAGGCCGGCGCCACCGAAAGCACCCGCGAGGTCACCCTGACGGCGGTGGACAACGACCGTCACGAAGGGGACCGGAGTTTCACGATCTCCGGGGCTGCCTCGCTGGATGGGGTGACCTCGCCGCCGGGCGTGGCCATCACCATCGTCGACAACGACGGGGAAGAGGCGCCGCCGGGGGCCTCCCCGGATGTCAACCAGGACGGTGTGGTGGACGGCGACGACGCGCTCGTCATGTACTACGCCTACACCCTGGCGGATCTCGTCGGAGACGGCCACACCGGCGGAGTGCGCCGCTTCCGGCGCATCCTCCTCGCCGGCCGCGCCGCCGGCCCGAACCCAACCGACGCCGAACTGATGCAGATTATCCGCAACGCCAACGCCTGGCGCGCGCACGCCCGCGGCGATCTGACCGGGGACGGGGCGGTGGACGGCGACGACGCGCTCGTCATGTACTATGCCTACACCCTGGCGGATCTCGTCGGAGACGGCCACACCGGCGGAGTGCGCCGCTTCCGGCGCATCCTCCTCGCCGGCCGCGCCGCCGGCCCGAACCCAACCGACGCCGAACTGATGCGGATTATCCGCAACGCCAATGCGCTGCGGCAAGAAGTTCCATGACCTGGAACGTCACGCCTTCTCCTTGGCGGAAGCGGGGACCGGCGGTTCGAGGTCCCAGCCCTTGGCGGAGATGTCCATGATCACGCCGTTGGGACCGCGCACCTTCTCCTCGAAGTAGAAGCTGTGGTGGGAGCCGACGGCGTCGCCGAGGATCTCGGCCCCGGTGCCGTCCAGCTTCGCGTTGGCCTCCTGGACGTCGTCCACCTGGAAACCCATGTGGTGGAGCCCCTCGTAGTCGGCGCCGCCGACCATGTCCGCGGCCTCGTCGGAGGGGTATTTCAGGAACGCGAAGTTGACGTGCCCGTCCGAGAGGAACACGCCGCCGCCGCGCGGCGAGTCGGGCACCTTCTTGATGAACTTGAGCCCGAACACCTTCTGGTAGAAGGCCGCGGTCTTGTCCGGATCCTTGGTGGCGATGGCGATGTGCCTCAAGCGTGCCATGAGTCCTCCTTCTTCTCTTTCGTGCATGCTCCCGGCTGGAGCCGGCGCCGTCAGTCGGCCGCTTCCATGGCCCGGCCGACACCGCCGAGGAACACCTGCCAGAACTCCAGCGACTGCCGCGCGGCGTCCAGGATACCCTCCCACTGGACTTCCGTCGTGGCATAGTTGGCCAGCAGATCCATGGTCTGGCCCTTGTGGTCGGTATCGGCCTCGCGGTGCAGCTTGAAGTTGGGTAGCTGCTCCGCGCTCAGCCCCAGGTCGGTCATCCAGCGCTCCTGGGCTCGGGTCTGGTGCGCGCCGCCGGGAATGATCGGGTCGAGGTTGACGCGCTCCAGCACCGCCACCCCGCCGAGTCCTTCGAGCCATCCCAGGTTGAAGGCGAGCCAGCTCCAGCCGGCGATGGCCGCCCGGGTCGTGGGCAGCGGCCGCGCGTGGTGCACCTCGTCCGCGGTGAGGCCCACGGCCTCGCCGTGCCGCACCCACAAGGTGTAGTGGTCGCAACCGCAACGCGGGTCGAAGAGCATCTCCTCGGTCTCGTGCGCCAGCAGTTCCTTCTTGACCTCCATGTGCGGACAGCGCGCGATGAGGTAGGCCCACGCCGAGCGCCGGCCGCGCACGAACAGGCCGAACTGCTGCGCGATGATCCGTGCCCGGCGCGGAGTCAGCCGCATATCGTAGAATTCCTTGACCTCGGGGGCGGCGAACGCGTCCCGGGTCAACTGGTTCAGCATCTCGTCGTACCGTGCCGCCGTCGCATCCATCGTATCGTACCTGTTCCCTGCCGCCCTGTGGTCAGGCGTCCGCCGGTATGCGCTCCATGGCCTCCAGCACGCCGGCGCGATAGATGGTCATGAGCTCCATGGACTCCCTGACGGCGCCTAGCGCCTCTTCCTGCAACGGTCCGGTGGCGTGCTTCTCGAGGTCGGGCAGGAACATGTCGCTGTGCTCCTCGTCGGCCTGGGAGTGCACGTCGAAGTTGGGCATTTCCTTCATCTTGAAGCCCATGTCCTCGCTCCAGCGCCGGCCCATGCGGGTGGAATGGCCGCCGCCGTGGTCCCCCAGCAGGCGGTCGTCGTTGGCCCACTCGGTCACCGTGAGCGCCGCCAGCCCCTCCAGCCAAGGCTTCTCGCGCGTGATCCAGCCCCAGGCGTAGAGCACGGCGCGGGTGGTGGGAAGCGGGTCGGCGTTCAGGATGTCCTCGGGCTCGAGTCCCACCAGCTTGCCCTGGTTCAGGATCAGGGTGATGTGGCCGTGCTCGCTGAACTCGTCCTTGATCACCTCGCCGTACTCGTGCTGCAGGATCTTCTGCTTCACCGACCAGACCGGGCAGTTGCCGGACACGTGCGCCCAGCAATCCCGGCGGTGGCGTATGAAATGGGCCAGCTCCCGGACGATCACCTGGGCGCGCAACGGCGTCTGCTTGAGGTCGAAGTAGCGGGTCACGACGTCGGAAGCCGAATGCTCCCGCACGATGTCGCCGATGGCCTTGCGCCACTCATGAACTTCCATGCTCGATCCCTCCCGTTCCTGTGTGGCGTCCCGCGAGCCGTCGCATGCTTGGCGGGACCACGACACGTTCCAACTCAATACCCGATGGCACAGCCGTCCTTGCGCGGATCCGACCCGCCCATGAGAACCCCGGTGTCCGGCTCGATGGCGATGGCATGGGCGCCGCCGAAGCTTTCGGGCGCCCCGGAGACCACCTGGTGGCCGCGCGCCTGCAAGGCGTTCACGGCGCCGGCGGCGACACCCGGTTCCAGCGCCACTTCCACGCCGGACAGATGGTTGAACCGGGGTGCGTCCAGCGCCTCCTGCGCGCTCATGCCGAAGTCCACCACGTTGCTGATGATCTGGCTCTGCACCTGGGCCTGGACGTGGCCTCCCTTGAGCCCCACCACCAGCACCGGGCGCCCGTCCCGGCACACGATGCCCGGCATGAGCGTGTGGCTGCAACGCTTGTGCGGGCCGAGGCAGTTGGGATGCCCTTCCTCCAGGCAGAACATGTGGCCGCGGTTCTGCAGCACGATGCCGGTGTCCTCCACCGCCACGCCCGAACCGAAGCCCATGAACAGGCTCTGGATGAAGGACACCCGGTTGCCCCGGCCGTCGGCCACGGCGACGTACTCGGTGTCTCCCGCCACCGGCGCGGCGTCCACGCGGGCCGCCGCCGTTTCCATGGAGATGCCGCGCCGCAGCGCGGCCATGCGCGGTTGCGCCACCAGGTCGCACCAGCTCACGGTCATGCTGTCGCGGTCCGCGAGGTAAAGCTCGCGGTCGGCAAACGCACGCTTCTTGGCTTCGATGAAGAGATGGAGATGATCGGCGCCGTTGTGCTCCATCGCGCCGAGGTCGTAGCCCTCCAGGATCCGGAGCATCTCCAGGGCCACGAACCCCTGGGTGGCCGGCGGCAACTGGTACA from the Deltaproteobacteria bacterium genome contains:
- a CDS encoding iron-containing redox enzyme family protein, with the translated sequence MEVHEWRKAIGDIVREHSASDVVTRYFDLKQTPLRAQVIVRELAHFIRHRRDCWAHVSGNCPVWSVKQKILQHEYGEVIKDEFSEHGHITLILNQGKLVGLEPEDILNADPLPTTRAVLYAWGWITREKPWLEGLAALTVTEWANDDRLLGDHGGGHSTRMGRRWSEDMGFKMKEMPNFDVHSQADEEHSDMFLPDLEKHATGPLQEEALGAVRESMELMTIYRAGVLEAMERIPADA
- the ggt gene encoding gamma-glutamyltransferase; amino-acid sequence: MGTVMGRNGMVACSQRLASLVGVQVLAEGGNAVDAAVATAAMLGVLEPMSIGIGGDAFALLYIGETGEMKALDASGRSPHGVDVAAFRKQGLDAVPQTGIHSVTVPGAVHGWETLLEVHGTRPLGALLEPAIGYAEEGFPVSAFTSAEWRGLEGKLRKNEEAAAGYLVDGRAPRAGEIFRQPDLARTLRGIAEGGAEYFYRGEVAEKLVRCSHKLGGAFDMRDMEEHASEWVEPIRASYRGHEVYQLPPATQGFVALEMLRILEGYDLGAMEHNGADHLHLFIEAKKRAFADRELYLADRDSMTVSWCDLVAQPRMAALRRGISMETAAARVDAAPVAGDTEYVAVADGRGNRVSFIQSLFMGFGSGVAVEDTGIVLQNRGHMFCLEEGHPNCLGPHKRCSHTLMPGIVCRDGRPVLVVGLKGGHVQAQVQSQIISNVVDFGMSAQEALDAPRFNHLSGVEVALEPGVAAGAVNALQARGHQVVSGAPESFGGAHAIAIEPDTGVLMGGSDPRKDGCAIGY
- a CDS encoding iron-containing redox enzyme family protein, giving the protein MDATAARYDEMLNQLTRDAFAAPEVKEFYDMRLTPRRARIIAQQFGLFVRGRRSAWAYLIARCPHMEVKKELLAHETEEMLFDPRCGCDHYTLWVRHGEAVGLTADEVHHARPLPTTRAAIAGWSWLAFNLGWLEGLGGVAVLERVNLDPIIPGGAHQTRAQERWMTDLGLSAEQLPNFKLHREADTDHKGQTMDLLANYATTEVQWEGILDAARQSLEFWQVFLGGVGRAMEAAD
- a CDS encoding VOC family protein yields the protein MARLRHIAIATKDPDKTAAFYQKVFGLKFIKKVPDSPRGGGVFLSDGHVNFAFLKYPSDEAADMVGGADYEGLHHMGFQVDDVQEANAKLDGTGAEILGDAVGSHHSFYFEEKVRGPNGVIMDISAKGWDLEPPVPASAKEKA